CTGGGGAAACAGACTGGGCTATGGGATGAGACCTAGATCCCGTCTCTGGCTGTTTCTCTAAGTTGAAGCTTTGGGAaaccttaacctctctgagcttcagtataAAATAGAGACATTAGTGTCCAGGTGTCAAAGCACATGTAGGCATTAAATGATATGCAGGTGACTAGGGGCCCAGGAAGCCCTAGGCAAGGGGTGCAGGcagccctcctccccttcttGGTCCTCACATCCTGTGCCTGGGGCAGCCTGCCTGACTGCAGAGCTCAGAGAGGAGGGCACCAGCTTCGTGCTGGTTCAGAGAGGCCATCTTCAGGGGAGACGCTGGAGGCGCCCTGCCCCCTGCTGGTGTTTGCTGGCAACTGGCTCTTTGGGGCGTTAGCTGGATGGACACCAGAACAATCCAGTCGCAGAGGAACTGGGGTTTGTCTCGAGGGTTTTAGAGAGAGAGATGCAGGAGGAAATTCAGTGCCCTGGTTCTCCAAAGATCTTATCACAGAGCCTGCCTGCTCCTCCTTGGTTTGGAGGGGGGACGACTAGAGGGGCCACTCCAGACCCTGCGTCTTGGCCTGGGGACTCAGCAGAGGCAATCACCCCATCTGCCTGGTGGCAGGGGATTTGGGGCAAGCAGCGTGagcccctggggagggggagCCGCAGCAGTAGCTAGGTCCTGCGGGCCTTCTCCTGCCGCTGCCCTGCCAGCATCCCTAGGTcagcagaggcaggagggaacTCAGGGAGGCAGGAGGTGCGCGTGTGGCTGGGATGGTGCTGCATCAGGAAGGGCCTCTGCAGCCCGGTGGGTCTGGAGCCCCCGGCGGGAGTGGCAGGTGGGAGATCCCGCGAGACAGGCCCGCCGTGACCACGCCCAACCTGCGCCCTGGCAGAGCGAGGACGGCAGCTACACGGGCTTCATCAAGGTGCACCTGAAGCTGCGGCGGCCGGTGACGGTGCCCGCCGGGATCCGGCCCCAGTCCATCTATGACGCCATCAAGGATGTGGATCCAGCGGCCGCCACGGACAAACGTACATCCTTCTACCTGCCCCTCGACGCCGTCAAGCAGCTGCACATCAGCAGCAGCACCACGGTCAGCGAGGTCATCCAGGGGCTGCTCAAGAAGTTCATGGTCGTGGACAATCCCCAGAAGTTCGCGCTCTTCAAGCGGATACACAAGGATGGGCAAGGTAGGAGCGAGCGAGCTCTCCCCCGGAAACTACCCTTCCGGACTCTGGCTGGGCGGGCCCGGTCACACTTGAGCTGGAGGGGTGGGCTTCTCGTGGCGCCGGAGCCCAGCCTCCCCTTGGCGTTGGGTCTGCAGACGGACCGCCCACCGTGCCCCTCCCTTCACACGTGGCTGCAGGAAACCCACCCCTGGGCGTTCACTTCCTAATCTGTGGGATGGGACCACTCCCTCGAACGTTTGGGGGGATGACGTGAATGGAAACACGCTTCCCACCCTAGCAGACTCTGAAGGTACCGGTTGTTACCCTTTATTCCTGCCAGGCGCCTTTCGTTAGGTTGAAAGAATGGCTAGAAACACCCCTGCATCCGAATCGGTCCGGCCATCCTGAGCCCCTGCTCTTCTACTCCAAAGCAGCCCAGCCCGCTCTCTTGGTTTACagtgctgtttttttctttttttcgttTTTTGAGTTTGTCTTACTGTCATTTTGAACCTAAATCAATTAAGAATTTTTCCTTCCTCTAGGAAGGAAAATAATTCTCTATTTGTAGACTGAgtagttttttaaagtttaattaattttaattggaggctaattactttacaatatcatagTGATTTtgtcatacactgacatgaatcggccatgagtgtacatgtgttccccatcctgaaccccctctgagtagttttttaaagtttaattaattttaattggaggctaattactttacaatatcgtagtGATTTtgtcatacactgacatgaatcggccatgagtgtacatgtgttccccatcctgaaccccctcccacctccctccccatcccacccctctgggtcatcccagtgcaccagccctgagcaccctgtctcatgcatcgaacctggactggtggtcTGTCTCACATGTGGTACTATACATGTTGCAGTGCTCTTCCAGAAACTCTCCATCGCTGACTGCCCCCTCTACCTGCGCTTACTCGCCGGGCCTGACACAGACATCCTCAGCTTCGTGCTAAAGGAGAACGAAACTGGAGAGGTGGAGGTAGGTCCTGGCACCTCCGCCTGTGCGCATTCCCAGCCCATGGGGCTTGCCTAGCCGGGCGGGCACGGTCCACACCCCCCAGCGCAGCAGGAGGCCGCCCTGCAGCTGCTGAGCTGGGGCGAGTGTGGCCCAAGATCAGCGCTGAAGTCAGGAGTGTAAGTGCTCTGGGGGAGCAGGTCAGGGCCTGTCTGGCAAGGCCTGTGGAAGGACAGGATTCCATGTGCCTACTTTGAACACTCAGGGTGGAGGGGTACTGAGAACCTCCCTGTGTTCCACCCAGCTTTTTGCTCCTGAGGATGTCCTGAGGCCCAGCAAGCTCCAACTCTGGGCTCCCCCAGGCACAGGTACTGTTGACTCAATTGTCTCTCCCTAGTTCTTGAAAGCAGACCTCGCTACCCCAAGGGAAGCGTCCAGCCTGCGGTATGAACTGGGGTGAAACCAAGCTGGTGCTCCCCGCGTCCTGGGGTTTTCAGAAGCAGTCTTGGGGGCCACTGTGGAAATTAGGGGGATCTAGGCCTGTCTTTTTCCAGCCTCCACCAGGAAGCTCTGCTCTCCCTCTGTTTGACAGAGTGGGAGGTTTTGTTGGGACAGCGTATTCCACGGAAACTGTTTGAGCGTTGCTGGCCCCGTGGGAACCTCACAGGCCTGGGGTTTAGAGGCCTGGCTTCTCGTTCAAGTTTTGTGGCTATACTGGAAGCTCTGTGACAGTGGTTCCCTCTGTGGACTTCAGCTTTCCCATTTCTCCAGTGTGGGGATTAAACCAGATAAACCTTGATGTTCCGTTGTGCTCAACAAGCCTAGGAGTCAAAGTCCCTGACCCCATGGGGGCCTCAGTTCCTGGGCCAGCCGGGAAAAGCCGGACTTGCCTTCTGTCCTGAGAAGCCAGGTCCCACTGGCCAGGCCCAGGCCCGCCAGGCCCTGCAGAGCTGTGCAAGTGACTCATCTCATTACCTGCGCTGCCAGCCTCGGGAGGTGGACACCCTAATTCCacggcagatgaggaaacagctgAGAAGGGTGGAGTTCTGTGCTCAGGGTCACATGGCAGAGCCAGGCTGACGCCCAGTCTCCTGAGTCCAAGCTCAGCTCCCCTCCCGACGTCACTCTGGGGGCTGCATGCTGGGGACCCGTTGCTGGTCAGCCCCAAAGCAGACAGCTCCAGGTGGTCACCAGGGTCTCAGGcagctccagcatcacagttagGATCTCAGCTGCTACCGAGAAATTTAAGATTATTGATTCTCCAATGAATAGGGCCTAAGCCAATAAAATACAGCATAAGCCAATCAAAACAGGGCTTATGGTCAACTAATTCTTGGCCAGAAGATGCCAGGATTTGAAATTCTGCTGCTGATATGGCATGGAGACCTCAGGCTGTGTTCATCACACCTGCCTATTCCGTAGCAAGTGGTGTGAAGGGGGAGCTGAGCTGGCAGGGCCCCTCCGTCACGCGATGTCTAACCTGGTTcctgttctctctctcccccaatcTCCCTCTCGCCGCCCAGTGGGACGCCTTCTCCATCCCTGAGCTCCAGAACTTCCTAACGATCCTGGAGAAGGAGGAGCAGGACAAGGTCCAACAAGTGCAGAAGAAGTACAGCAAGTTCAGGCAGAAACTGGAGGAGGCTTTAAGAAAATCCCAGGGCAAACCTGCCTAGCCAGTCCAGCCTCCCCTTCTCCCGAAAGCCCatggatttaatttttattattaattattattttgcaaCAGACACTTTCTCAGGACACCTCTGGTGGGTGCATCTGTGCCTGCCCATCAGTTCCAGATGTGGCACGACGCCTCTGGCGGCCGCGTGTGCGTGCAGGCTCGGGGCCTGCCTGTCGCCATCCGTGCCTCTGCACACCGCCCCCGAGCAGCGCGCTCGTGTGCAAGATCGGCCACCTCGTCTCGCCATCTGCAAGCCTTCCGCAAACCAAACAGCTGCCTCTCCCCACACCAGCTGGCAAAGCAAAGGGTTTTAGAGATATGTGTTCTTTCTCTGGCCTTTAGACttcaattcatttcttatttgcCATCCACAGTTCCTTTATTTATGAGTCCAGAACTGTAGTATATTCCTTTAGCAGGTCTGAGCTAAGCTCCTGAAACAGGACAGTGCTCATAGAAGAATTGTCCTGGGTCTTCCcttgtgatccagtggctaagactccaagctcccaacgcttggggcccaggttcgatccccagtcggggaactagatcccacacgcctcaacTGAAACATCTCGCGTGCTACAACTTAAGACCctgtgcagtcaaataaataaatatttaaaaaagagaattttccCCCACCGTCCTCAGGTGCCCGTTGCTCACGGGTAAGGGATGGTCATAAAGCTACTGGCCCCAGAGGCTTGGGTCAGAAGCACCAAAGCTGAGGTTGCCTGAGAGATTTCCAGAGAAGCTGCAGCTGGCCCTGGCCCTGATGGCCGGAGTCTGTACACGTGTAAACCCAAAGGCATTTATATCTGTGTGCGTGTGGGCTTCAGCCACACCTTCGTCAGCTCTTGTTTCTAAGTTGCAGTTTTGAATTTACTATTGCCATCATCCTCATTGTTTCCACTAAGGGGAAACCAGctccttaaccatttttaaagtctcctgATGAGTGCGGAAATCAGACGGTCAAAGCCAAAATGTGTTGCAGGTAAACGAGTCCAAGCTGTCTTCAGGCCTCCCCAGCTAGCGGCTGCCTCGGTTCCCCTCCGGCCTCCAggactgcccctcccctccctctggacTCTGGGATCTCCAAGTGCTGCCGGAGGAGCTGCCTTGGTTACGGAGGGGGGTGCCCTCCAACGCAGCCAACTTGGGACTCCTTCGTGGTCTGAAGCATTGTCGGCCGTGGGGCTGGCCTCCTGCTGACCTCAGTGCCTTTTTGTTTTTGGAGAGGGTCAGGAACCCGGGCCTTTGCTTGAGGCTCTGCTGCTGGCTTGCTCCTGCCAGGAAGCGGACCACGGTGGTGTGGGagacaaggacaggggagcctgccccCCAAGCATGGGATGAGGGTCACAAAGTTCCTGCCCGCCTAAGGTCCTGGGCCCTGACTTCCTAGAAGTGAGGTCAAACCGCCTGGACAGGGCGGATGAGATTCCCAACTCTACATCTCTACCGGCTCCTTGCTTAGGTTCAAACCTAAAACCAGCCAAACGATTCAAGCCAGGAGCCAGGACGGCAGAGACACtccagggcagagggagaagggctgTGACCTTTCAAAGTGGGGCCGGTTTTCCAATCCAGCCTCTAAGAGATCCATTTCTTCGCTGTTCTCTGCCTTCCCAAGTCCTTGGGTCGGTTCAAGCCTCACAAGTCCCCTCCCTGAGTCCACCTGGCCCCTGATCCTAGAAGGAATACAGAACCTTCATCGTGCAAACTTCTTGGTCTTCAGAGCTGCAAAAACAGGACAAGCTAAGCAGCTCAAACAGATGTTTTCCATCATAAAAACCCTAGTTATCTGCCATCTCCTGCTCAGCCTTATCACTTCCCTCCCTTAAAATCCCCTCTCCCTGCTGTGGGCGGGCGCAGCACCCTCTCCTCCACGCTGCATGTCTGTAACATGAACAGAAGGCACGCCGCTGCAACCGCTGTGAATGCTGCTGAGACCCCCCCTCGGATGGGGTGgccattttatttttgagaagaaaaagaagtcgtgtacatatatacataaaggcATATAGCTATATATAAAGAGATGGGGTGTTTATGAAATAAGAAAACTGGGAAAACTCAGACTTTATCGAAAGCGCAGTTAGACCAAGGGACCCGGGCTGGGGTCTGCGCCTCCGAAGCAGTAGCGAGTGGGGAGTCCCCCTCCCCTCGCAGGGTCGGTGTGGAGCGCCTTCTGCCCTTGTGTTGCCCAGTGTGTGCTCTGGGGCTGTTTTCTTCTGAAATGTCTGTCTTATAtgggttttaaaaaaagtaataaaagcttGTTGCAAAAATGATTCAGACGGGAGATGCGTTCCTTGACCCTCCCCCTCTCAGGGAAATCTGGGAAACTGTGTGGAAATGGTGGagctgggagaggggtggggacagaggaACGCACACACTTCAAGGCCAAGTCAGATTTTCTTTTGCCAACAAACAGAGGGATGAAGGCTCTGAGAACACCTTGCAGAGGCACGGGCTGGAGGTGCTGCCATGGTGACGGGTTATGCTCCACCCCCACAGAGCAGGAAAGCAGGGGGACTCACTACAGAAGGAGCACTTTGaaaagggggggtggggggctctctGGAGCCAAGGATGGATGATTAAACACCAGAACAGGCTACTGAGTTAAGCAGTGATTCTTCTTTTTCTGGCATTGTTTCAAAATCAGATAGGAAGGAGTCTTTGAACGTTTGCGATCATCTCACCTAAAGGAAAGGGCTAGATGGCTAAGACAGTCCTTCCACCTTAGCTCTGATGTCCATCAAAGGAATATCTCAGTAATTGTGGCGCTAACCatataaaagttattaaaaaggaATTCTCGCCTGCCTTCCGGTATTGATCACACACAGTGCAATCAACAAGGGCCCGCAGTTCATCCGGTCCACCCCTGCCCTCCTTCTAGGAGAGCACCCCTGTCCAAGAGACATTCTTAAAAGTGTCCAGGGATGGGGTACAGCTGTAACGTTTGCTCGCTCCAAGAGGTATATCTTTCAATAATTTTGCCACAACCCAGAAATGAACCAGTTTTTGCGTTTCACTGAAACTCATTTGGTTACGATGTGAGACTAAGTTCAAAGTTACACGTTTGACCTTGGTGTAGATAATTTGGCTTAGCACATAGAAAAAGGAATCCCTTGCACAGCCCAACACGCCCTTGCCTCCTCCCATGTACCTGTGGTATTcatgagaagaaaagggaagatgaATCTATGCAAAATGTGTCACCATTACCGGGAAAACCATCCGAAGCGCGTCTTGACAGCACTGTGTCAGGGCAGAATTCTGGGTCAGACCTGAAGTGTGGATGTTCACTGTTAGACCTAGCCTCACCATGCACTGGCTTGTGTCTTTAGTAGGGGTGAACAAGGCAAGACAGAACCCTGAGCCTCCAGTCCCTCCAGGGTTGTGCTAAACAAATTATGTCTGTGAGAGAACTTTATAAAGCACTGTGTGTTttcttgggagaaggaaatggcccactccagtactcctgcctggagaatcctatgggcagagaagcctggcgggcttcagtccgtgggggtcgcaagagatggacacaactgagcgactccaccGCCACACGCTCCCTCCGTGTCATTTGTATTCATGTGAGGACCGCATTTCACGACTACTCTAACTCCTGCCGATCAACCTCTGTCTGTCCAAGGGTTCTGTTGTGACAGAATCTTGTTTGGGGTCAATTTCTAGAAATCTCTCTCTCAGTTTTTCATATGCTTATGTTAACAGAGCAGATCAGTAAAATGACGCAGTTTACTTACAGTGAGTCAGCAATGAAAAGACCAATTATTCAGAGCCTCATAACAAAAGGCAAGGGACCTCACAGACATTTTTACATTCATGCCTTCTTATTCAAGCCCCAGGTGGGGAATTTGTGAATATTGTGGGTATTTTCGAGTCTTtatcttggttaaaaaaaaaaaaaaaaacaagatgagcaagaaaaaaagtaaagtgaagtgtaattttatttttttgatggtAACCAGCAGATAACTCTGCAGTGATATGGCTCAGCCCTTCTCCTTCCTATTGCACAAGGAGGCCCCTGGTGACCATCAGACTGAGCAGGGACCACAGCAGGGGTCTGAACCTTTTCACATGATCCAGCTGGGAACTGGACAAAAGCATGGTAACCTCCTTTAGGGAAATGGTCACACAAAATCTTACGCACTATTTCAGAGAACTCCGCGGACCCTCTGAAGACCTTGTCCATGAGCCCCATGTGAAGACTTTGAGGCTAAAGCATTAGTTGATTAAGACTCTTCACTGTAGCAAGGCCATCTACCCTGTAGCCACATCACAACCCACAGCTATCAGCAGCAGTTGTCAATGCTGAGGGCAACTTACTGTTGTGTAGAAACCCATGTCCTAAAGTGCTTTCACTGTGTATGTCTGGTCTAGCCTAAACTTTGCTCAAGGAAGAGATAACTGTTCCTTCTTTTGAATGATGACAAATATGAACATACAAATAGCCCTTTAGATATCTGAAGCAATGATTTGGGGGCTGGGAGGTTAATTAGGTAGTAAGAATAGCAAGAGGTTACTGAATATTTggcaggctccccgtccctgagCTCTGGATGGGCTGTGGGGCCTTAAAGGCAGAGTACACACCAAATGACTGAAACCGCAGCCTCCAGCGGCCTCCAGTGCTCCTTTCAAACAGCTTCGAACCTGAAAACTCAGTAATACAGTTTAGCTAAgtggaagaaacaaaagggaaTCCAATTCAgattagaataaaaatttattttggtaaagaattatatatatatatctatatatattttttaatttgcaaaaacAAAATACTCATATAAATTACCAGCCCAGAGCCTGGATTTCCACTGGATCAACCACA
The Ovis canadensis isolate MfBH-ARS-UI-01 breed Bighorn chromosome 12, ARS-UI_OviCan_v2, whole genome shotgun sequence genome window above contains:
- the RASSF5 gene encoding ras association domain-containing protein 5 isoform X1, whose protein sequence is MTVDSSMSSGYCSLEEELEDCFFTAKTTFFRSVQSKRPSKNDCKPPEEPQRPPTLQEIKQKIESYNAREKNCLGMKLSEDGSYTGFIKVHLKLRRPVTVPAGIRPQSIYDAIKDVDPAAATDKRTSFYLPLDAVKQLHISSSTTVSEVIQGLLKKFMVVDNPQKFALFKRIHKDGQVLFQKLSIADCPLYLRLLAGPDTDILSFVLKENETGEVEWDAFSIPELQNFLTILEKEEQDKVQQVQKKYSKFRQKLEEALRKSQGKPA